The following proteins come from a genomic window of Chaetodon auriga isolate fChaAug3 chromosome 16, fChaAug3.hap1, whole genome shotgun sequence:
- the rai1 gene encoding uncharacterized protein rai1 isoform X1: MQSFRERSGGYHSNQPCYQQEPHELSRLETYRQHPHHPHPQHPHPGPGPHPGPGPGHSRSGYEAHSLANPTSMPPAGGPGTGGGPKDCYSQQAYPGYPGNGGGNGSGNGGSAPSQAKKSYRGSKVPAPNHSQHLQGPGGFGNHMGTGNYSAQYMSEGHLQQKWEDPAQLAQYDQEMVGRIEASGTPAPGSSQYMDQNILGHSQTQCHQPSTPAYTSPHHQPHPPNPAPSPLMYPQSHLHYPQHSPSPSPYMEKCSPMPHCYKGYNMPPNSQYGRQMSSHSNLKQGGYRSTQNSYGYQQPPSRGYEQQPPLQAMTNPQEPHPKYQHYSQPQQNYCLSELSVRSPEQYYQTCSPSSSHSPARSVGRSPSYSSTPSPLMTNPESFQYSQPPMTPGAASSSSSSSAGMQEQATTNTMLMPPRSHPSPNLPHAAPHSYTTTPQVPTMKERFSEKLLSNPSLWSLNALTSQVENISNNVQQLLLSEALVANKKGTKRNSGGSNSSAGSGASSKKGEEYKSPPYPDGGGGSIGGGPMQDPYSTPQHQPMPMELHEGGYSSSSDEQLERGYYYCGQGRSPAQAPNNTQLSLDTASSCSMTSPDDMSTRSGDSGLHILTPDPTRCQSGQGGDGMSTPVKSICDERSPTSITIPSPMKQERDSPSDIQHINEPVKENFEESAWTEKSADKEEVTTEKISEHERHSDTTKSTENLEKWSDEEKCPALYTKVNKGVTEKNYCYKETVYQEVQSKYDPDARDSVEQSPAALSDSSHKEHFGQEIKPEAFKSESPTASESSVKTLPFISRGDLEQDQYSTEKEDSLENTSPTPQVEVLDESNPDKRESRDEEGEGEEEADEEEEDEIQKQKQHSLSPPLSAEVREELGEGEKVSQSSTDEHMNNRDGPEKSPGELCSRTESQTTELHTDNESAGAPAHSNAAVADASARESAIGDTAPQPQSALPVFSALNDKATPPAPARDHIDHSDAKVLEPDSPQLPGKSILPSAPSWADTPPSPKKGDEDMEPGISCASAVTPLAKPEPVAPSAQPRAFGRKHARGRRRIMHSGVGIRRQLSLEREGEKEEEGAPSPTQKPCMPPSKTVLFSDQMDLAHRESIVSQTPKMLTDGFRSRMCTRSFNATDLPPKVEPHVKRKPGPKPGSKPGLKPGPKPGPKPGPKPGAKPGPKPGPKPGLRPGQKPGPKPGPKPGPKPGSKPVPNEPELPLKIETPIKRKPGPKPGPKPGLKPGPKSGSKPGPKPGPKPTLKSGPKSGPKPGPKPVDVLLPIDTAPIKAPVGRPKGSVSKTKLLQQEDIIQPLTGLQSRGRKSLKAIISQDNQVVKPVHQEEKQANHEEKTPEKEGKNMVLRSRKPSQEKLSKEKEKIIEEDILPRTLTEITASDVSLNVEESVTVEQTLTPIPNAVKNTDVPAEAPAPLASPVPTGQSEEKTSLPLKRKPSPELSTTPMKKKRGPKPKPKSLPPQPRLLEQVSTQKEKGARGPRRKRGPPKKASVVTPPPKDTNISESDVISDVPVVPPQCPTKTKVLPPRKGRGQKYEAMVQKITSPSSKKHLPIPQIDSNLTDDVTTKALSQHVLKDGEAPMLINSTEITEGEVKSIESSQEEVKQQRKEMTQEREKHEVSQEVSMPEEVRQEVEDEVANKEETRQENIHHGTQQDVAADKVWSSVEAPVEVTASGKWTQQASDDVSSALTKSVRTKRKRWAMVESTDASVVALEAGSLIVTTPRLAKQRAIKNNHEMHLKQRRKKRKGQATLEETETVEETNLETAELQQERVEEKINPTESTVPLPISPDENAETPEVTSSTEFLQKPRRGRKPSANSTKRKRGKTSSEQIPGKPVKVHKKPGPKPGMKDAMEVIEAVVRAAGCEGAEKEEREDEERERREGEKKERQKTCIVGPVVTISEKQTEIISVKRIRRKPVHQNSKLSFCPYVRINNSRDFSSWCAIVNKPEDAVIFQRRRKKGILRMRNPFTVAKIVPHTAAMLQGPLVNKNLIGRCLTCSLCGKPANYRDLGDLCGPYYTEDGVPRKILTIRHRESPREESEKADDNNSSSSEEPGNPAKSVDECSTEKEDNTEASTQEGSSSRHHHWRYRRAERTERMGQEGGPRRLTLRERFRRMKQLQAIGTGPSSDQEGSDSMFQRLQVEAEAKEHWAHENCAIWTKGVIMVAGRLYGLKEAATNSAQTSCYKCQIVGASLSCCWRGCSHKYHYVCAKEIGCTFHEDDFSIKCPKHESLLPISAGPVRYSSKPPPPPTPPLSQSSITYSARQTETLC; this comes from the exons ATGCAGTCCTTCCGTGAGCGCAGTGGTGGTTACCACAGCAACCAACCCTGCTACCAGCAGGAGCCCCATGAATTATCCCGCCTGGAGACCTACCGGCAACACCCGCATCATCCCCACCCCCAGCACCCACACCCAGGGCCCGGTCCACATCCAGGCCCAGGTCCTGGGCACAGCAGGTCGGGCTATGAGGCTCATTCACTGGCAAACCCCACGAGTATGCCCCCAGCTGGAGGGCCGGGAACTGGAGGAGGACCCAAGGactgttacagccagcaagccTACCCTGGCTACCCAGGCAATGGTGGAGGAAATGGGAGTGGAAATGGGGGCTCAGCACCCTCACAGGCAAAGAAATCCTACAGAGGAAGCAAAGTGCCCGCACCAAACCACAGTCAGCACCTACAGGGTCCTGGGGGCTTTGGTAATCACATGGGCACTGGGAATTACTCAGCCCAGTATATGAGTGAGGGCCACCTCCAGCAAAAATGGGAGGACCCAGCCCAGTTAGCACAGTATGACCAGGAGATGGTGGGACGTATAGAGGCCAGTGGTACCCCTGCACCTGGCTCCTCCCAGTACATGGACCAGAACATACTGGGTCACTCCCAGACGCAGTGCCACCAGCCCTCCACCCCTGCCTATACCAGCCCCCATCACCAACCCCACCCTCCTAACcctgccccctcccctctcaTGTACCCCCAGAGTCACCTGCACTACCCCCAGCACTCACCTTCTCCTTCACCATACATGGAAAAGTGCAGCCCTATGCCCCACTGTTATAAAGGTTATAACATGCCCCCCAATTCCCAGTATGGCAGACAAATGAGCAGCCACAGCAATCTGAAGCAGGGGGGTTATAGGTCAACCCAGAACAGTTACGGCTACCAGCAGCCTCCCTCCAGAGGTTATGAGCAACAGCCCCCTTTACAGGCCATGACCAACCCCCAGGAGCCCCACCCTAAATACCAACACTACAGCCAACCCCAACAAAACTACTGTCTCTCAGAGCTGTCTGTCAGATCACCAGAACAGTATTATCAGACTTGTAGCCCCTCCTCAAGCCACTCCCCTGCACGCTCTGTAGGGCGCTCCCCTTCGTACAGCTCCACCCCCTCACCGCTAATGACCAATCCAGAGTCGTTCCAGTACAGCCAACCTCCCATGACCCCTGGggcagcctcctcttcttcatcctcttcagcTGGTATGCAAGAGCAAGCCACTACCAATACGATGCTGATGCCCCCACGCTCACACCCCTCACCCAATTTGCCGCATGCAGCCCCTCACAGCTATACTACCACACCACAGGTCCCCACCATGAAAGAACGCTTCTCAGAGAAGCTTTTGTCAAACCCCAGCTTGTGGAGCCTGAATGCCCTCACCTCTCAGGTAGAGAACATATCTAATAATGTCCAGCAGCTGTTGCTTTCAGAGGCCCTGGTGGCCAATAAGAAAGGTACTAAACGCAACAGTGGAGGGAGCAACAGCAGTGCTGGAAGTGGAGCATCCTCCAAAAAGGGTGAGGAGTACAAAAGTCCTCCATATCCAGATGGGGGTGGTGGTAGTATTGGTGGAGGCCCCATGCAGGACCCTTACTCTACCCCACAGCACCAACCAATGCCCATGGAACTCCACGAGGGAGGTTACTCCAGCAGTAGTGATGAGCAGCTGGAGAGGGGCTACTATTACTGTGGTCAGGGCAGAAGTCCAGCACAGGCCCCCAATAACACACAACTCAGCTTGGATACAGCCTCTTCATGCTCCATGACATCTCCAGATGATATGTCCACCAGGTCAGGGGACTCAGGTCTTCACATCCTTACCCCTGACCCTACGAGATGTCAGTCAGGGCAAGGAGGAGATGGCATGAGTACTCCAGTGAAAAGCATTTGTGATGAGAGGTCTCCTACAAGCATTACAATCCCCAGTCCCATGAAACAAGAAAGGGACTCCCCTTCGGATATACAGCATATCAATGAGCCTGTCAAAGAAAACTTTGAAGAATCAGCCTGGACAGAGAAATCAGCTGACAAAGAGGAGGTGACAACAGAAAAAATCTCTGAACATGAGAGACATTCAGACACAACTAAATCTACAGAGAATCTAGAGAAATGGTCAGATGAAGAGAAATGTCCAGCTCTCTACACTAAAGTAAACAAaggagtgacagaaaaaaactaTTGCTATAAGGAGACAGTGTACCAAGAGGTCCAGAGCAAATATGACCCTGATGCACGAGATTCAGTTGAACAGTCCCCAGCAGCTCTCTCTGACTCCAGTCACAAGGAACACTTTGGCCAAGAAATTAAACCAGAGGCATTCAAATCTGAGTCTCCAACTGCTTCTGAGAGCTCAGTGAAAACATTGCCTTTCATTTCCAGAGGTGACCTTGAACAGGATCAATATTCCACAGAGAAGGAGGACAGCCtagagaacacctctccaacccCCCAAGTTGAAGTCTTGGACGAGAGCAATCcagacaagagagagagcagagatgaggagggggaaggagaagaagaagccgatgaagaggaagaagatgaaatacagaaacaaaagcaacattCTCTTTCCCCTCCCCTGTCTGCAGAGGTTAGGGAGGAActgggagagggggagaaagtgAGTCAGTCATCGACTGACGAGCACATGAATAATAGAGATGGTCCAGAGAAGTCTCCTGGAgagctctgcagcaggacagagagtcAGACTACTGAGCTCCATACTGACAATGAGTCTGCAGGGGCGCCTGCCCATTCAAATGCAGCAGTAGCAGATGCTTCTGCTAGGGAATCAGCCATTGGTGACACTGctcctcagcctcagtctgCTTTGCCAGTCTTCTCAGCTCTCAATGATAAAGCAACACCTCCAGCTCCGGCCAGGGATCATATTGATCACAGTGATGCTAAAGTGCTGGAGCCAGACTCTCCTCAGCTGCCAGGGAAGTCAATACTTCCCTCAGCTCCCTCCTGGGCAGACACTCCACCCTCTCCAAAAAAAGGTGATGAGGACATGGAGCCGGGCATCAGCTGTGCCAGTGCTGTGACCCCCTTGGCCAAGCCAGAGCCTGTGGCCCCATCTGCTCAGCCGAGGGCGTTTGGACGTAAGCACGCCAGGGGCAGAAGAAGAATCATGCATTCAGGTGTGGGAATCAGGCGACAGCTAAGCTTGGAGCgggagggggagaaggaagaggaaggagctCCCTCGCCTACACAGAAACCCTGCATGCCCCCTAGCAAAACTGTGCTTTTCTCAGATCAAATGGACCTAGCTCATCGGGAATCTATTGTGAGCCAGACTCCCAAAATGCTAACAGATGGTTTTCGTTCAAGAATGTGCACTCGTTCATTTAATGCAACAGACTTGCCACCCAAAGTTGAGCCTCATGTGAAGAGAAAACCAGGCCCAAAACCAGGCTCAAAGCCTGGACTCAAACCGGGGCCAAAACCTGGACCAAAACCAGGTCCAAAACCTGGAGCAAAGCCAGGTCCAAAACCAGGGCCTAAACCTGGCCTGAGACCTGGACAAAAGCCTGGGCCAAAACCTGGGCCTAAACCAGGACCAAAACCAGGATCAAAACCAGTGCCAAATGAACCAGAGCTGCCACTGAAAATTGAGACTCCTATAAAGCGCAAACCAGGACCGAAGCCAGGTCCAAAACCTGGGCTAAAACCTGGGCCAAAATCTGGATCAAAACCTGGACCAAAACCTGGTCCAAAACCAACTCTAAAATCAGGTCCAAAATCAGGGCCTAAGCCTGGACCAAAGCCTGTAGATGTTTTGCTCCCCATTGACACTGCACCCATCAAGGCCCCAGTAGGTCGCCCCAAAGGCTCAGTTTCTAAAACAAAGCTGCTACAACAAGAAGACATCATTCAGCCTTTGACAGGACTGCAAAGCAGGGGCAGGAAGAGCCTAAAAGCTATAATATCACAAGATAATCAGGTTGTAAAACCAGTTCaccaggaagaaaaacaagcaaatcatGAGGAAAAGACACCAGAGAAGGAGGGTAAGAACATGGTCTTGAGATCCAGAAAGCCCTCACAAGAAAAACTgtccaaagaaaaagaaaaaatcataGAGGAAGATATTCTACCCCGGACACTAACAGAAATTACAGCCAGTGATGTTTCTCTAAATGTAGAGGAGTCTGTTACTGTGGAACAAACTCTAACTCCCATTCCTAATGCAgtcaaaaacacagatgttccAGCTGAAGCACCTGCACCACTTGCCTCACCAGTCCCAACTGGACAATCTGAAGAAAAGACATCACTTCCACTAAAACGGAAACCTAGCCCAGAGCTTTCTACAACCccaatgaagaaaaagaggggTCCAAAGCCCAAACCAAAATCCTTACCACCACAGCCCCGCCTGCTGGAACAGGTCTCtacacagaaagagaagggTGCCCGGGGCCCGAGAAGAAAGCGAGGGCCACCCAAAAAAGCCTCTGTGGTCACTCCCCCACCCAAAGACACCAATATCAGTGAAAGTGACGTCATTAGTGATGTGCCCGTGGTGCCTCCTCAGTGCCCCACTAAAACAAAAGTTCTTCCACCACGCAAAGGCAGAGGGCAGAAATATGAGGCCATGGTGCAGAAAATTACATCTCCTAGCTCAAAGAAACACCTCCCAATTCCCCAGATAGACAGCAATCTAACTGATGATGTGACAACCAAGGCTTTGTCTCAACATGTCTTAAAGGACGGTGAGGCACCTATGCTCATAAATAGCACTGAGATAACAGAGGGAGAAGTGAAGAGCATAGAGTCTAGTCAAGAAGAagtgaaacagcagagaaaagagatgacacaagaaagagagaagcatGAGGTGAGTCAGGAGGTATCAATGCCAGAGGAGGTGAGACAAGAGGTGGAAGACGAGGTTGCAAATAAGGAGGAAACAAGACAGGAAAACATTCACCATGGGACACAGCAGGATGTTGCAGCTGACAAGGTTTGGAGCTCAGTGGAGGCCCCAGTAGAAGTCACAGCTTCAGGAAAGTGGACACAACAGGCCTCAGACGATGTATCTTCTGCGCTCACCAAGTCTGTCAGAACTAAGCGGAAGAGATGGGCCATGGTGGAGAGTACAGATGCTTCAGTGGTAGCTTTGGAAGCAGGGAGCCTAATAGTTACAACACCAAGGCTAGCCAAGCAGAGGGCCATTAAAAACAACCATGAGATGCACctaaagcagaggaggaagaagagaaaaggccAAGCCACTCTTGAAGAAACAGAGACAGTTGAGGAGACAAATCTTGAAACAGCAGAGCTACAACAGGAGAGGGTAGAAGAGAAAATAAACCCCACAGAGTCCACAGTGCCTCTGCCAATCAGCCCAGATGAGAACGCAGAAACCCCAGAGGTTACCAGCAGCACAGAATTCCTCCAGAAACCTagaagaggcagaaaaccaTCAGCAAATTCAACAAAGAGGAAACGAGGTAAAACCTCATCAGAGCAGATTCCTGGCAAGCCAGTGAAGGTCCACAAAAAGCCTGGACCAAAACCTGGGATGAAAGACGCCATGGAGGTTATTGAGGCAGTAGTGAGAGCTGCAGGATGTGAAGGGGCcgaaaaggaggagagagaagatgaagaaagggaaagaagggaaggagaaaagaaagaaagacagaagacatgTATTGTGGGTCCTGTTGTGACAATAtcagaaaaacagactgagatTATTTCTGTGAAAAGAATCAGGCGCAAACCAGTCCATCAAAACTCTaaactgtctttctgtccttaTGTCCGGATTAACAACTCGAGAGACTTTTCCTCTTGGTGTGCCATAGTCAACAAGCCTGAGGACGCAGTAATATTTCAGAGACGCAGAAAAAAGGGCATCCTCAGAATGAGGAATCCTTTCACAGTTGCAAAGATAGTGccacacactgctgccatgTTACAGGGACCCCTGGTAAACAAAAATCTAATTGGCAGGTGTCTTACATGTAGCCTGTGTGGAAAGCCAGCAAATTACAGAGACCTGGGTGATTTGTGTGGACCCTACTACACAGAGGATGGCGTCCCACGGAAAATTTTGACCATCAGGCACAGAGAATCCCCCAGGGAAGAGTCAGAGAAGGCCGATGACAACAACAGTAGTAGCAGTGAAGAACCAGGCAACCCTGCAAAGAGTGTGGATGAGTGCAGCACAGAAAAGGAGGACAATACAGAAGCATCCACTCAAGAGGGCAGTAGTAGCAGGCACCATCATTGGCGCTACAGACGGgcagaaagaacagaaagaatgGGCCAGGAGGGCGGTCCACGAAGGTTAACTCTGCGAGAGAGGTTCAGGAGAATGAAGCAACTCCAAGCCATCGGCACAGGGCCCTCAAGTGACCAAGAGGGCAGTGACAGTATGTTCCAAAGGCTACAAGTGGAAGCAGAGGCTAAGGAGCATTGGGCGCATGAAAACTGTGCCATCTGGACCAAGGGAGTAATTATGGTAGCTGGGAGGCTATATGGACTGAAGGAGGCTGCCACCAACTCAGCCCAAACG AGCTGCTACAAGTGCCAGATTGTGGGGGCGtccctcagctgctgttggagAGGCTGCTCTCATAAATACCACTATGTCTGCGCCAAAGAGATAG GCTGCACATTCCACGAGGATGATTTCTCCATCAAATGTCCTAAACATGAG TCTCTCCTCCCTATCTCTGCAGGACCTGTAAGATATTCGAGCaaaccacctccaccaccaacaccacctcTCAGCCAGTCAAGCATCACCTATTCAGCAAGGCAAACAGAAACGCTGTGCTAA